One region of Chanodichthys erythropterus isolate Z2021 chromosome 24, ASM2448905v1, whole genome shotgun sequence genomic DNA includes:
- the ubl7a gene encoding ubiquitin-like protein 7a isoform X2 has translation MALSEWRLSLKLVDQPSLPKSVLQFPETEPGDVPPGEYRVSTLKQLVSAQIPDAIPDPELIELVYCGRKLKDDLTLESYGIQSGSTVHILRKSWPEPVIHPEPVDKVAAAREFRVLQAALHTSTAYRDSVFKMLNNKESLDQIIVATPGLSSDPVALGVLQDKDLFIQFTDPSMLDTLANSHPALVNAIILVLHSVAGSVPPQQSASSSRNVSSSSYSDMPGGFLFEGMSDDEEDFQSVNRGGPSTLASGFAGMRPATLGYNGAVGPRPITQSELATALALASTPESSAVTPTTGNQGPSSGVSPIPAGTPITNDLFNQALQQALQVSSMSSLHVSSTKTM, from the exons ATGGCGTTATCAGAGTGGCGTCTGTCTTTAAAGCTCGTGGATCAACCATCTCTTCCCAAGTCAGTGCTGCAGTTTCCAGAGACTGAACCCGGAGATGTTCCTCCCGGCGAGTATCGAGTTTCCACACTAAAGCAGTTGGTGTCGGCACAGATCCCAGATGCCATACCAGATCCTGAGCTCATAG AATTAGTGTACTGTGGTAGAAAGTTAAAGGATGACTTGACTCTGGAGTCCTATGGGATTCAGTCTGGATCCACTGTGCACATCCTGAGAAAGTCATGGCCAGAACCCGTGATCCATCCCG AGCCAGTGGACAAGGTTGCAGCAGCGAGGGAGTTTCGAGTCTTGCAAGCAGCTCTTCACACCAGCACTGCTTACAGAGATTCG GTGTTTAAGATGCTAAACAACAAGGAATCCCTCGACCAGATCATCGTGGCAACACCTGGGCTGAGCAGCGATCCTGTGGCTCTAG GAGTTCTTCAAGACAAAGACCTCTTCATACAATTCACAGACCCAAGCATGCTTGACAC ATTGGCCAATTCCCACCCGGCACTGGTAAATGCCATCATCCTGGTGTTGCACTCGGTGGCTGGCAGCGTGCCGCCCCAGCAGAGTGCCAGCTCCTCCAGAAATGTATCTTCAAGCTCTTACAGTGACATGCCAG GAGGTTTCCTCTTTGAAGGCATGTCTGATGATGAAGAAGATTTCCAGTCG GTGAATCGTGGTGGGCCATCCACACTTGCTAGCGGTTTTGCCGGCATGAGGCCAGCTACGCTCGGTTACAACGGAGCCGTGGGCCCCAGACCCATCACTCAAAGTGAGCTGGCCACAGCTTTAGCCCTCGCCAGCACCCCCGAGAGCAGTGCTGTTACACCAACTACAGGAAACCAG GGTCCCTCTTCAGGAGTGTCCCCTATCCCTGCAGGCACTCCTATAACCAACGACTTGTTTAACCAGGCACTACAGCAAGCCCTGCAGGTCTCCAGCATGTCCAGCTTACAT